One window of the Allorhizobium ampelinum S4 genome contains the following:
- the cobM gene encoding precorrin-4 C(11)-methyltransferase, whose protein sequence is MTVYFIGAGPGAPDLITVRGLRLIERCPVCLYAGSLVPEEIVKAAPEDALVKDTAPMHLDEIITEIQAAHARGQDVARVHSGDPAIYGAIAEQMRRLDALDIPYDVVPGVPAFAAAAARLKTELTLPEVAQTVIITRTEMKASSMPEFETLDILGKSRATLAIHLSIRNLNHIRETLTPYYGEDCPVVIAYRATWPDELFIRTTLKDMAEEVRKAKITRTALIMVGKVFGDVAFRDSDLYNSDFSHVLRNVGKKGVSKKNQAV, encoded by the coding sequence ATGACGGTTTATTTCATTGGTGCCGGTCCAGGCGCACCCGACCTGATCACCGTGCGGGGCTTGAGGCTGATTGAGCGCTGCCCGGTCTGCCTTTATGCCGGATCGCTGGTGCCGGAGGAAATCGTCAAGGCCGCGCCTGAGGATGCGCTGGTCAAGGATACCGCGCCGATGCATCTGGACGAGATCATCACCGAGATCCAGGCGGCCCATGCACGGGGCCAGGATGTGGCGCGGGTGCATTCTGGCGATCCGGCCATCTATGGGGCGATTGCCGAACAGATGCGCAGGCTGGACGCGCTGGATATTCCCTATGACGTGGTGCCGGGCGTACCCGCCTTTGCGGCGGCTGCCGCGAGGCTGAAGACCGAATTGACCCTGCCGGAAGTGGCCCAGACAGTCATCATTACCCGCACCGAGATGAAGGCGTCGTCGATGCCGGAATTCGAGACGCTTGATATCCTCGGAAAATCCCGCGCCACGCTGGCCATCCATCTGTCGATCCGCAATCTCAACCATATCCGCGAGACGCTGACGCCTTACTATGGCGAAGACTGCCCCGTGGTGATCGCCTACCGCGCCACATGGCCGGACGAATTGTTCATCCGCACCACGTTGAAGGATATGGCGGAGGAGGTGCGCAAGGCGAAAATCACCCGCACGGCATTGATCATGGTCGGCAAAGTGTTCGGCGATGTCGCCTTCCGCGATAGCGATCTCTACAATTCTGATTTTTCCCATGTGCTGCGCAATGTGGGCAAGAAGGGTGTATCCAAGAAAAACCAGGCCGTCTGA
- a CDS encoding cobyrinate a,c-diamide synthase, with protein sequence MSGLLIAAPASGSGKTTVTLGLLRALSEAGHKLAPGKAGPDYIDPAFHAAASGEICLNFDPWAMRPELIAANAALHRQGGRTLVVEAMMGLYDGAADGTGSAADLALMLGLSVVLVVDCARTSHSVAALVKGFADFRPGLLIVGVIINRVASDRHEAMLRQALETIRMPVLGVIRSDTGLALPERHLGLVQAAEQADLEGFITHAAQVVAKGCDLGAIIRAAVRSPDPVSEANIARLAPLGHHIAVARDEAFAFCYEHMLLGWRRRGAQISFFSPLQDEAPADDADAVYLPGGYPELHAGRIANAHRFRAGMQAAAARPVKIYGECGGYMVLGEGLTDADGTDHAMLGLLPLKTSFAARKRHLGYRLLRPLAGDFFAHAMTGHEFHYSTVIEEGEGDRLFAAEDALGLSLGQVGLRRANVAGSYMHLIDRAGENRA encoded by the coding sequence ATGAGTGGCCTTCTGATTGCCGCGCCTGCCTCCGGGTCAGGCAAGACCACCGTCACGCTTGGCCTATTGCGCGCCTTGAGCGAAGCCGGTCATAAGCTGGCGCCGGGCAAGGCCGGGCCGGATTATATCGATCCGGCCTTTCATGCGGCGGCAAGCGGTGAGATCTGCCTGAATTTCGACCCCTGGGCGATGCGCCCTGAATTGATTGCCGCCAATGCCGCCCTGCACCGTCAGGGTGGCCGGACCCTGGTGGTCGAGGCGATGATGGGGCTTTACGACGGGGCGGCGGATGGCACCGGTTCGGCGGCGGATCTTGCCCTGATGCTCGGCCTGTCGGTGGTGCTGGTGGTCGATTGCGCCCGCACCTCGCATTCCGTCGCCGCCTTGGTAAAGGGCTTTGCCGATTTCAGGCCCGGTCTGCTGATAGTCGGCGTTATCATCAACCGTGTCGCCAGCGATCGGCATGAGGCGATGCTGCGCCAGGCGTTGGAGACAATCCGCATGCCGGTGCTGGGCGTGATCCGCAGCGATACGGGGCTTGCACTGCCGGAGCGGCATCTGGGATTGGTGCAGGCGGCGGAACAGGCTGATCTCGAAGGCTTTATCACCCATGCCGCGCAGGTCGTGGCAAAAGGCTGTGATCTCGGCGCTATCATTCGGGCTGCGGTTCGCAGCCCTGATCCGGTCTCGGAGGCCAATATTGCCCGGCTTGCGCCGCTAGGGCATCACATCGCCGTGGCGCGGGACGAGGCGTTTGCCTTTTGCTATGAGCATATGCTGCTGGGGTGGCGACGCCGCGGCGCGCAGATCAGCTTCTTTTCGCCCCTGCAGGATGAGGCTCCGGCAGACGATGCCGATGCGGTGTATCTGCCTGGCGGCTATCCCGAACTTCATGCCGGAAGGATTGCCAATGCTCACCGGTTCCGGGCGGGAATGCAGGCGGCGGCGGCAAGGCCGGTGAAAATTTACGGGGAATGCGGTGGCTATATGGTGCTGGGTGAGGGGTTGACCGACGCGGATGGAACGGACCATGCGATGCTGGGACTTTTACCGCTGAAAACCAGCTTTGCCGCGCGAAAGCGCCATCTGGGCTATCGGCTTTTACGGCCATTGGCGGGAGATTTCTTTGCCCATGCGATGACCGGCCACGAGTTTCATTATTCGACCGTGATCGAGGAAGGCGAGGGCGACCGGCTGTTTGCCGCCGAGGATGCCTTGGGCCTGTCCTTGGGGCAGGTCGGCTTGCGGCGTGCCAATGTGGCTGGGTCCTATATGCATCTTATCGACCGTGCGGGCGAGAACCGGGCATGA
- the cobI gene encoding precorrin-2 C(20)-methyltransferase has protein sequence MTGKLYGLGLGPGDPELMTLKAHRILTSAPVVAYPAPDTGASFARQIAAPYLRADQLEVPMIVPMRVERYPAQEIYDAAAVTLSHHLDAGSDVAVLCEGDPFFYGSFMYLFERLAHRYPTEVVPGVSSMMAAAAAYGRPLAARNDVLTVLPGPLENDVLRARIESASAVAIIKLGRHFPRIRALIDAMGLTANAGYVERVSLHSERLLPLGDVAEDVAPYFSMILIYKGAEGWALGAAPQTERL, from the coding sequence ATGACAGGTAAACTCTATGGCCTTGGTCTCGGCCCCGGCGACCCGGAACTGATGACCTTGAAGGCGCATCGCATCCTGACCTCCGCGCCGGTTGTTGCCTATCCGGCACCTGATACCGGTGCAAGCTTTGCCCGCCAGATTGCCGCGCCCTATCTGCGGGCCGACCAGCTGGAAGTGCCAATGATCGTGCCGATGCGGGTCGAGCGATACCCAGCCCAGGAAATTTATGACGCCGCCGCTGTCACCCTGTCGCATCATCTGGATGCCGGTTCGGATGTGGCGGTGCTGTGTGAGGGCGATCCATTTTTCTACGGCTCGTTCATGTATCTGTTCGAGCGACTGGCGCATCGCTATCCGACCGAAGTTGTTCCCGGTGTCTCGTCGATGATGGCCGCCGCCGCTGCCTATGGCCGCCCGCTGGCGGCCCGCAACGATGTGCTGACCGTGCTACCAGGCCCGCTGGAGAATGATGTGCTGCGCGCCCGGATCGAAAGCGCCTCTGCCGTCGCCATCATTAAGCTGGGACGGCATTTCCCCCGCATCCGGGCGCTGATCGACGCCATGGGCCTGACTGCCAATGCCGGTTATGTCGAGCGGGTGTCGCTGCATAGCGAACGCCTGCTGCCGCTGGGTGATGTCGCGGAAGACGTTGCCCCGTATTTCTCGATGATCCTGATTTACAAGGGGGCTGAGGGCTGGGCGCTCGGTGCGGCTCCGCAGACGGAAAGACTTTGA
- the cobA gene encoding uroporphyrinogen-III C-methyltransferase: protein MMQDVFKPLPLLQPGHVWLAGAGPGDPGLLTLLAVRGLSMADVIVHDALVDEACLSYANPGAVLEYAGKRGGKPSARQRDISLRLVELAKSGKRVLRLKGGDPFVFGRGGEEALTLVEHGVPFRIVPGITAGIGGLAYAGIPVTHREINHAVTFLTGHDSSGAMPDGIDWQAVAKGSRVIVMYMAMKHMGHIAAQLLAAGRQPEEPLAFVCDAATDRQRVLETTLGEAEDAMQAACIQPPAIVVLGEVVRLRPSLDWLGALSGRALQPDPFANRSLKDTA, encoded by the coding sequence ATGATGCAAGATGTTTTCAAGCCTTTGCCCCTATTGCAGCCGGGCCATGTCTGGCTGGCGGGGGCAGGGCCGGGTGATCCAGGTCTGTTGACGCTTTTGGCGGTGCGTGGCCTGTCCATGGCGGATGTGATTGTTCATGACGCGCTGGTTGATGAGGCTTGCCTTTCCTACGCCAATCCAGGCGCGGTGTTGGAATATGCTGGAAAGCGCGGCGGCAAGCCTTCGGCCCGGCAGCGTGATATTTCTCTGCGATTGGTGGAACTGGCGAAATCCGGCAAGCGGGTGCTGCGGCTGAAAGGCGGCGACCCCTTCGTGTTCGGGCGCGGCGGCGAGGAGGCGCTGACATTGGTCGAGCATGGCGTGCCGTTTCGCATCGTACCCGGCATTACCGCAGGCATTGGCGGGCTGGCCTATGCGGGCATCCCCGTCACCCACCGCGAGATCAACCATGCTGTCACCTTCCTGACCGGCCATGATTCGTCCGGCGCCATGCCTGACGGAATTGATTGGCAGGCGGTAGCCAAGGGTTCCCGGGTGATTGTCATGTATATGGCGATGAAGCATATGGGCCACATCGCCGCGCAATTGCTGGCGGCGGGGCGCCAGCCCGAAGAGCCGCTGGCCTTTGTCTGCGACGCGGCAACGGACCGGCAACGGGTGCTGGAAACCACGCTGGGTGAGGCCGAAGACGCCATGCAGGCCGCTTGTATCCAGCCACCCGCCATCGTGGTGCTGGGCGAGGTGGTGCGGCTTCGCCCCTCGCTGGACTGGCTCGGTGCCTTGTCGGGCCGGGCCTTGCAACCGGACCCCTTTGCCAATCGAAGCCTAAAGGATACGGCATGA
- the cobD gene encoding threonine-phosphate decarboxylase CobD, producing the protein MTVQPGQTIAHGGGLAAAARLYGGNIEDWLDLSTGINPCPPDLPAIDARAWHRLPDREREDAARLAARDFYGSGTVLPLPVPGTQSVIQLLPKLMDAGRRAVILSPTYGEYARSLTLAGIAVDAVDSLEEITSVHGLAVVVNPNNPTGRQIGRSELGAVAQRMASHGGLLLVDEAFADVQPEQSLAPLVADHPNLLLFRSFGKFFGLAGLRLGFVIADQALLDLFAEWLGPWAVSGPALSVATQLFSADHRGLRAQIFARKAALEAVLAQAGLAVIGGTPLFSLVEYTGAANLHAHLARVHILTRIFEYAPGWLRIGLTPDEEADARLLAALQAFQS; encoded by the coding sequence ATGACAGTACAGCCCGGCCAGACCATTGCCCATGGCGGCGGCCTTGCTGCGGCAGCGCGCCTTTATGGCGGAAACATTGAAGACTGGCTGGACCTGTCCACCGGCATCAATCCCTGTCCCCCTGATCTGCCCGCCATCGATGCCCGCGCCTGGCACCGCCTGCCGGACCGCGAACGCGAGGACGCAGCCCGGCTTGCGGCGCGCGATTTTTACGGCAGCGGGACCGTTTTGCCGCTGCCGGTTCCAGGCACACAATCGGTTATCCAACTGTTGCCGAAGTTGATGGATGCAGGCAGGCGCGCCGTCATTCTCAGCCCGACCTACGGCGAATATGCCCGTAGCCTCACGCTGGCCGGTATTGCTGTCGATGCGGTGGACAGTCTTGAGGAAATAACATCCGTCCATGGACTGGCGGTGGTGGTGAACCCCAATAATCCGACCGGGCGGCAGATCGGAAGATCGGAACTGGGCGCGGTTGCCCAGCGCATGGCGTCCCATGGCGGCCTCTTGCTGGTGGACGAAGCCTTTGCCGATGTGCAGCCGGAGCAATCTCTTGCGCCGCTGGTGGCGGATCATCCCAATCTGCTGCTGTTTCGTTCCTTCGGCAAATTCTTCGGTCTGGCGGGCTTGAGGCTGGGTTTTGTGATTGCTGATCAGGCGCTTTTGGATCTGTTTGCCGAGTGGCTAGGGCCTTGGGCGGTATCGGGACCGGCTCTGTCGGTGGCAACGCAGCTTTTCAGCGCTGACCATCGTGGCTTGCGTGCTCAGATCTTTGCCCGCAAGGCAGCGCTTGAAGCGGTTTTGGCGCAGGCAGGTTTGGCGGTGATTGGCGGCACGCCGCTGTTTTCACTGGTGGAATACACGGGTGCGGCCAACTTGCATGCCCATCTGGCACGCGTGCATATCCTGACGCGGATTTTTGAGTATGCGCCGGGCTGGTTGCGGATTGGCCTGACGCCCGACGAAGAGGCCGATGCCCGGCTTCTGGCTGCCTTGCAGGCCTTCCAGTCATGA
- the cobJ gene encoding precorrin-3B C(17)-methyltransferase, protein MTTPQKTSNVKPAIVILMPTALALARRIAEAVGGEVHAAASRVDGADQAFDDVKSDVRALFSAGRPIVAVMASGALIRLLAPLLTDKQSEPPVLCVSEDGASVVPLLGGHHGANDMARTVAEILDAHAAITTAGDLRFGVALDAPPEGYVLANPEQAKTVMAELVAGASVRLVGNAEWLAASRLAFDDEGKVTLTVTDQRQTAGPLELVYHPKTLVLGMGCERHTSIEEAIALAQQALDTSGLAAQSLAAVASIDVKADEAAIHAVAAHFGVPARFFSAERLEQERPRLQNPSDVVFAEVGCHGVAEGAALAVAGSDGVLVLPKIKSKGVTAALGRSAQPIKETSFGRARGTLFVVGIGPGSEGWRSPEVSRMVAASSDLVGYSLYLDLLGSLAEGKTRHDFDLGKEEARVVHAMELAGEGKTVALVCSGDAGIYAMATLVFELLDKGGISAGAQRIEVQVSPGISALQAAAARIGAPLGHDFCTISLSDLLTPWEHIQRRVKAAGEGDFVIAFYNPVSMKRRTQLAYARDQLLTYRPADTPVILATNLGRPGEMVRVVPLAGLNVDDVDMLTVVIVGSSESRTVKTGDGKTWVYTPRGYSGKADTAMQKDA, encoded by the coding sequence ATGACAACGCCTCAAAAGACTAGCAATGTAAAGCCTGCCATTGTCATTCTGATGCCAACGGCGCTGGCCTTGGCGCGGCGCATTGCCGAGGCCGTTGGCGGTGAGGTTCATGCTGCCGCATCCCGCGTGGACGGGGCAGATCAGGCCTTTGACGATGTGAAAAGCGATGTCCGGGCGTTGTTTTCTGCTGGCCGCCCGATCGTTGCCGTCATGGCATCGGGTGCCTTGATCCGGCTGCTGGCCCCATTGCTCACCGACAAGCAGTCCGAACCGCCGGTGCTCTGCGTGTCCGAGGATGGCGCTTCCGTCGTGCCACTGCTGGGCGGCCATCACGGTGCCAATGACATGGCGCGGACGGTGGCCGAGATTCTCGATGCCCATGCGGCGATTACCACGGCGGGGGACCTGCGTTTCGGTGTGGCACTGGATGCGCCCCCTGAGGGCTATGTGCTGGCCAATCCTGAACAGGCCAAGACCGTCATGGCCGAACTGGTGGCCGGGGCAAGCGTCCGGTTGGTTGGCAATGCAGAGTGGCTGGCGGCTTCGCGTCTAGCCTTTGACGACGAGGGCAAGGTGACGCTGACCGTCACCGATCAGCGCCAAACGGCGGGGCCGCTGGAGCTGGTCTACCACCCGAAAACCCTGGTGCTGGGCATGGGCTGCGAGCGCCATACCTCAATTGAAGAGGCGATTGCGCTGGCGCAGCAGGCATTGGACACATCTGGTCTTGCTGCCCAAAGCCTTGCTGCCGTGGCCTCGATTGACGTTAAAGCCGATGAGGCGGCAATCCATGCGGTGGCCGCGCATTTCGGTGTGCCCGCCCGGTTCTTTTCCGCCGAACGGTTGGAGCAGGAACGCCCCCGTCTGCAAAACCCGTCGGATGTGGTGTTTGCCGAGGTCGGTTGCCACGGCGTGGCGGAGGGCGCGGCGCTGGCGGTGGCCGGTTCGGACGGTGTGCTGGTTCTGCCCAAGATCAAATCGAAAGGCGTGACTGCCGCTCTGGGCCGCAGCGCCCAGCCCATCAAGGAAACAAGCTTTGGCCGCGCCCGTGGGACCTTGTTCGTTGTCGGCATCGGGCCGGGGTCGGAAGGTTGGCGTTCGCCGGAAGTCTCGCGCATGGTGGCAGCGTCGAGCGATCTCGTTGGCTACTCGCTTTACCTCGATCTGCTCGGATCGCTTGCCGAGGGCAAGACCCGGCATGATTTCGACCTTGGCAAGGAAGAAGCCCGCGTGGTCCATGCGATGGAACTGGCGGGCGAGGGCAAGACAGTGGCGCTGGTCTGTTCCGGCGATGCCGGAATTTATGCCATGGCGACGCTGGTCTTCGAGCTTTTGGACAAGGGCGGAATTTCTGCGGGTGCGCAGCGGATCGAGGTACAGGTTTCGCCGGGCATTTCCGCGCTTCAGGCCGCCGCCGCCCGGATTGGCGCGCCGCTCGGCCATGATTTCTGCACCATTTCACTGTCCGACCTGTTGACGCCCTGGGAGCATATCCAGCGCCGGGTGAAGGCGGCGGGCGAGGGCGATTTCGTCATCGCCTTTTACAATCCGGTATCGATGAAGCGGCGCACGCAACTGGCCTATGCCCGCGACCAGCTGCTGACCTATCGCCCGGCCGATACGCCGGTCATTCTCGCCACCAATCTTGGCCGTCCCGGCGAGATGGTGCGGGTGGTGCCACTGGCTGGCTTGAATGTCGATGACGTCGATATGCTGACGGTGGTCATCGTTGGTTCGTCGGAAAGCCGCACTGTCAAAACCGGTGACGGCAAGACCTGGGTTTACACGCCGCGCGGCTATTCCGGCAAGGCGGATACGGCAATGCAGAAGGACGCATGA
- a CDS encoding GNAT family N-acetyltransferase has protein sequence MTELGYPSSVEDIALRMEGITGRDDYAAFVSVEQNIVAGMIGLSVSPSFYRSGLGGAIIALVVSPDFRGRGIAASLITYAEQWLREKGADRVTINPSNHRLPAHRLYHRLGYDNTGIRFTKAL, from the coding sequence ATGACCGAACTCGGCTATCCCAGTTCGGTCGAAGATATTGCGCTGCGGATGGAGGGCATCACAGGCCGCGATGATTACGCTGCGTTTGTTTCAGTCGAGCAAAATATCGTTGCCGGAATGATTGGCCTTTCTGTTTCGCCATCCTTTTACCGCAGCGGTCTTGGTGGCGCCATCATCGCCCTGGTTGTCTCGCCTGATTTTCGAGGGCGGGGTATTGCCGCGTCACTGATCACCTATGCAGAGCAATGGCTTCGCGAGAAGGGTGCAGATCGGGTGACAATAAATCCCAGCAACCATCGTCTCCCTGCTCATCGGCTTTATCATCGCCTTGGCTACGATAATACGGGGATACGTTTTACAAAAGCACTGTAA
- a CDS encoding cobalt-precorrin-6A reductase, translating into MPSPPERILILGGTAEAAKLAAELVEQGEAFVITALAGRTEYPASLAGDVRIGGFGGVDGLVAYLRSEGITRVIDATHPFARQISANAVEACRKADIPLIVHLRPQWLEQPGDRWSMVETLEAAAHTLPEGAKVFLALGRQYIDIFARRTDCHFVIRMVDAPSAPLPFTHADIVVGKAAADWEAEKALLESHAITHLVTRNSGGEASYGKIIAARKLGLPVVMIARPIT; encoded by the coding sequence TTGCCATCGCCTCCTGAACGCATCCTCATTCTCGGCGGCACAGCAGAGGCGGCAAAACTTGCCGCAGAGTTGGTGGAGCAAGGTGAGGCTTTCGTCATTACCGCGCTTGCCGGACGCACCGAATATCCGGCCAGTCTGGCTGGAGACGTCCGCATCGGTGGCTTCGGCGGTGTCGATGGGCTGGTGGCCTATCTGAGGAGTGAAGGCATTACCAGGGTGATCGACGCCACACATCCATTTGCCCGGCAAATATCCGCCAATGCTGTCGAAGCCTGCCGAAAGGCGGACATACCGCTCATCGTCCATCTGCGCCCGCAATGGCTGGAGCAACCCGGCGACCGCTGGAGCATGGTCGAAACACTGGAAGCGGCGGCCCATACGTTGCCGGAGGGAGCCAAGGTCTTCCTGGCGCTGGGGCGGCAATATATCGACATATTTGCGCGGCGAACGGATTGCCACTTTGTGATCCGCATGGTGGATGCGCCATCAGCGCCGCTACCCTTTACCCATGCCGACATCGTTGTCGGCAAAGCGGCGGCGGATTGGGAAGCAGAAAAAGCCCTGCTGGAAAGCCATGCCATCACCCATCTCGTGACCCGCAATTCAGGCGGCGAGGCTAGCTATGGCAAGATTATCGCGGCCCGAAAATTGGGATTGCCCGTGGTGATGATCGCCCGCCCGATCACTTGA
- a CDS encoding chemotaxis protein CheD, protein MASRMDLPKGRVTISQGQFAVSDDPDTVMTTVLGSCVAACIRDPVLGLGGMNHFVLPGPVAKGMSKSEAARYGCQLMELLVDGLLARGANVWRLEAKIFGGASPGNSFYNVGARNFDFARQFLATNGIAVIEENVGGPYGCKLEYWPYSGKTNCVPLSGRMGVKPKVTAIRSPAQKV, encoded by the coding sequence GTGGCTTCACGAATGGATCTGCCCAAGGGTCGGGTGACCATTTCGCAGGGACAATTTGCCGTCAGCGACGATCCCGATACGGTGATGACGACGGTGCTTGGCTCCTGTGTCGCTGCCTGTATTCGCGATCCCGTGCTGGGTCTCGGCGGTATGAATCATTTCGTCTTGCCGGGTCCGGTTGCCAAGGGCATGAGCAAAAGCGAGGCGGCGCGATATGGCTGCCAGTTGATGGAGCTTCTTGTTGACGGGTTGCTGGCGCGTGGCGCAAATGTCTGGCGTTTGGAGGCAAAGATTTTCGGTGGCGCCAGTCCCGGCAACTCCTTCTATAATGTAGGGGCGCGCAATTTTGATTTCGCGCGGCAGTTTCTGGCAACGAACGGTATTGCGGTCATTGAGGAAAATGTCGGCGGCCCTTATGGCTGCAAGCTCGAATATTGGCCCTATTCGGGCAAGACCAATTGCGTGCCGCTCAGCGGACGTATGGGTGTGAAGCCCAAGGTCACGGCAATTCGGTCGCCAGCTCAGAAGGTGTGA
- a CDS encoding cobalt-precorrin-5B (C(1))-methyltransferase: MTEAAPPTETPDAAASRKPNGPLRKGWTTGACATAATKAALTALLTGEFPDPVSIRLPGGQEPAFALAYEQIAGGQASAGIIKDAGDDPDVTHGATVIATIRRLTAGSGIRFVAGDGVGTVTRPGLPLAIGEPAINPVPRAMMVAEVEALAKQHGLTPDVEITVSIPGGQALAEKTWNPRLGIIGGLSVLGTTGIVNPFSCAAWIHSIHRGIDVARAMGLPHVLGATGSTSERAAQQLYGLPQEALLDMGDFAGGLLKYLRQYPVPRLTIAGGFAKLSKLAQGALDLHSARSQIDNTFMETLMSDHPLSQDIKERIRSANTALEILDITRQNNLDMATPIAQRARETALSVLRGADIAVDVIVTDRAGAILAIAS; encoded by the coding sequence ATGACCGAAGCCGCACCGCCAACCGAAACACCCGATGCCGCTGCTTCGCGCAAGCCGAATGGGCCGCTGCGCAAGGGCTGGACCACAGGCGCCTGCGCGACAGCCGCGACCAAGGCAGCGCTGACGGCACTTTTGACCGGTGAATTTCCCGATCCGGTGTCGATCCGCCTGCCCGGCGGGCAAGAACCAGCCTTTGCGCTCGCCTATGAACAGATCGCGGGTGGCCAGGCCTCGGCGGGAATCATCAAGGACGCGGGCGACGACCCTGACGTGACCCATGGCGCAACCGTGATCGCCACTATACGGCGTCTCACCGCCGGTTCTGGCATCCGCTTCGTGGCGGGCGATGGCGTCGGCACGGTGACGCGGCCCGGCCTGCCGCTGGCCATAGGTGAACCAGCCATCAACCCCGTGCCGCGCGCGATGATGGTGGCCGAGGTGGAGGCACTGGCCAAACAGCATGGATTAACGCCCGATGTGGAAATCACGGTTTCCATTCCTGGCGGGCAGGCGCTGGCGGAAAAGACCTGGAACCCGCGCCTGGGCATTATCGGCGGGCTTTCGGTGCTAGGAACCACTGGCATCGTCAATCCATTTTCCTGTGCCGCCTGGATTCACTCCATCCATCGCGGCATCGATGTCGCACGCGCCATGGGCCTTCCACATGTGCTTGGCGCCACCGGCTCGACTTCCGAACGTGCCGCCCAGCAGCTTTACGGCCTGCCGCAGGAAGCGCTGCTGGACATGGGTGATTTTGCCGGCGGCCTGCTCAAATATCTGCGCCAGTACCCCGTGCCCCGGCTGACGATTGCAGGTGGATTTGCCAAGTTGAGCAAGCTGGCGCAAGGCGCGCTGGATCTCCATTCCGCCCGCAGCCAGATCGACAATACCTTCATGGAAACATTGATGTCCGATCATCCTCTCTCGCAAGACATCAAGGAGAGGATCAGGTCTGCCAACACCGCCCTGGAAATCCTCGACATCACCCGGCAAAACAATCTGGACATGGCAACACCGATTGCGCAAAGGGCAAGAGAAACCGCCCTGTCAGTTCTACGCGGTGCCGATATCGCGGTCGATGTGATCGTCACCGACCGAGCGGGAGCGATCCTTGCCATCGCCTCCTGA
- a CDS encoding nucleoside hydrolase, translating to MHKVIFDTDPGVDDAMALLFLHHHADIDLLGITTVFGNATIETTTRNALYLKQEWNIAAPVAKGAGETFIPHRVTHEPPKFIHGDDGLGNIGVPDAVDVPLHPRPAHRFIVETIRANPGEVRIVAVGRMTNLANALKEDPEIVSLVKDVVIMGGAFDVNGNVTPAAEANIHGDPEAADIVFTAGWPVVVVGLDVTTKTVMTRQALSDIRDAAGMRAQLLFDLSQFYIKFYESRVPDGMVVHDSCACAYVVAPELFTTRSGSIRVVCGGIADGQTIQKPDSMGFGPSDWDDLPSQTICTDIEAGAVLKLIHDTIVSVQEA from the coding sequence ATGCATAAGGTGATTTTCGATACGGACCCCGGCGTTGACGATGCCATGGCACTGCTGTTTCTGCATCACCATGCGGATATCGATCTGCTGGGCATTACCACGGTGTTCGGCAATGCCACCATTGAGACCACGACCCGCAATGCGCTTTATCTGAAGCAGGAATGGAATATCGCGGCACCAGTTGCCAAGGGTGCTGGCGAAACCTTCATTCCGCATCGCGTTACCCATGAGCCGCCGAAATTCATTCACGGCGATGACGGACTTGGCAATATCGGTGTGCCGGATGCCGTGGACGTGCCGCTCCATCCGCGCCCGGCGCATCGTTTCATCGTCGAGACCATCCGCGCCAATCCGGGCGAAGTGCGGATTGTCGCAGTTGGCCGAATGACCAACCTTGCCAATGCTTTGAAGGAAGATCCTGAGATCGTTTCTCTGGTCAAGGACGTGGTGATCATGGGTGGTGCCTTCGATGTCAACGGCAATGTGACGCCCGCCGCCGAGGCCAATATCCACGGCGACCCAGAAGCGGCCGATATCGTCTTCACCGCCGGCTGGCCGGTGGTTGTGGTTGGTCTTGATGTCACGACGAAAACCGTGATGACCCGCCAGGCGCTGTCCGACATCCGCGACGCGGCAGGCATGCGGGCGCAATTGCTGTTCGACCTGTCGCAGTTCTACATCAAGTTCTACGAGAGCCGGGTGCCTGATGGCATGGTGGTCCACGACAGCTGCGCCTGCGCCTACGTTGTGGCACCGGAGCTATTTACCACCCGCAGCGGTTCGATCCGGGTGGTCTGCGGCGGTATTGCCGATGGCCAGACCATCCAGAAGCCTGACAGCATGGGCTTCGGCCCCAGCGATTGGGACGACCTGCCAAGCCAGACGATCTGCACCGATATCGAGGCCGGTGCCGTGCTGAAGCTGATCCACGACACGATCGTGTCTGTGCAGGAAGCGTGA